A window from Candidatus Zixiibacteriota bacterium encodes these proteins:
- a CDS encoding KpsF/GutQ family sugar-phosphate isomerase has protein sequence MDLIRYAQEVIRSEAGAVAAMADRLGPSFQQAVEAILECRGRVIVAGLGKSGLIGRKIVATFNSTGISSFFLHPADALHGDLGLIRAEDILMIISKSGRQEELEMIIAVARRLGVTIMVLGGNTESDLYQKADIALDCSVASEACPNNLVPTSSSTATLVMGDALALALLKARHFTKEDFAELHPAGFLGRRLLKRVLEYHHTGDSIPLVRPDATFSEMMVIMSEKRLGCVVTTDSDHRVTGIFCDGDLRRLLERVGDKAIFGLRASDVIVKNPKTIRQDAILDAALALMEQKEITQLPTVDDHGRLTGVIHLHDILKSKLV, from the coding sequence ATGGACCTGATCAGGTATGCGCAGGAGGTGATCCGCAGCGAGGCGGGAGCGGTTGCGGCCATGGCAGATCGCCTGGGACCGAGCTTCCAGCAGGCGGTGGAGGCAATACTTGAGTGCAGGGGACGAGTCATTGTCGCCGGGCTGGGCAAATCGGGCCTGATCGGCCGCAAGATTGTCGCCACTTTCAACTCGACTGGTATCTCGTCGTTCTTTCTGCACCCGGCCGATGCCCTCCACGGCGACCTTGGCCTGATCCGCGCCGAGGATATCCTGATGATCATCTCCAAGTCAGGCCGTCAGGAGGAACTCGAGATGATAATCGCGGTGGCTCGGCGACTCGGTGTGACGATCATGGTGCTCGGCGGCAATACCGAATCGGATCTGTACCAGAAGGCCGACATCGCCCTGGACTGCTCGGTCGCCAGCGAGGCCTGTCCGAATAACCTGGTGCCGACGTCATCATCGACCGCCACACTGGTTATGGGCGACGCCCTTGCGCTCGCACTTCTCAAGGCCCGCCATTTCACCAAAGAGGATTTCGCCGAGCTGCACCCGGCCGGGTTTCTTGGGCGCAGGCTGCTTAAGCGAGTTTTGGAATATCATCACACGGGTGACTCGATCCCGCTCGTCCGCCCCGACGCCACATTTTCCGAGATGATGGTGATTATGAGCGAAAAGCGGCTGGGCTGTGTGGTCACGACGGATTCAGATCACAGGGTGACTGGGATTTTCTGTGACGGAGACCTGCGCCGCCTGCTGGAAAGGGTCGGCGACAAAGCCATATTCGGTTTGAGAGCGTCGGATGTCATTGTGAAGAACCCCAAGACGATTCGTCAGGATGCCATTCTCGACGCCGCCCTTGCGCTCATGGAGCAGAAAGAGATCACCCAGCTCCCGACAGTCGACGACCATGGCCGCTTGACGGGCGTGATACATTTGCATGACATCTTGAAATCGAAGCTGGTGTGA
- a CDS encoding arylamine N-acetyltransferase — protein MDHFERLLRILGTAPKSPSLQALTELVAAHLTRIPFENISKLHYLQHYNLRALPGLEQYLDGIEHCHFGGTCYSNNYYFHLLLRNLGYQVKLCGADMNYSDVHVVNLVVVEGREYIVDAGYAAPFLEPLPRDLSQDYEVSLGRDRYLLKPQDGDGRSVMHLIRDGQLKHGYTIKPQHRAIDYFSGVIADSYRDEATFMNALLLVRFWPGRSLAIHNLTVLESAGSRWSTRQLPDRNTLVNAVAEHFAVPREITAAALSRIGEFRNAWS, from the coding sequence ATGGATCACTTTGAACGCCTCCTTCGCATCCTCGGAACCGCTCCGAAATCTCCCAGTCTTCAAGCGTTAACCGAGCTGGTAGCGGCCCATCTGACACGCATTCCTTTCGAGAATATCTCAAAACTCCATTACCTGCAACACTATAACCTGCGTGCGCTACCCGGCCTGGAGCAATACCTCGACGGAATCGAGCATTGTCACTTTGGTGGTACTTGCTACTCCAACAACTACTACTTCCACCTCCTGCTCCGGAATCTTGGATATCAGGTGAAGCTCTGTGGGGCGGACATGAACTACTCGGACGTACACGTCGTCAACCTGGTCGTTGTAGAGGGTCGGGAGTATATTGTTGATGCCGGCTATGCCGCTCCGTTTCTGGAACCCCTGCCGCGCGACCTGTCCCAGGACTACGAAGTTTCGCTCGGCCGCGACAGGTACTTGCTGAAGCCACAGGACGGCGATGGCCGATCAGTGATGCATCTTATTCGCGATGGTCAGTTGAAACACGGATACACAATCAAGCCTCAGCACCGGGCTATAGATTATTTCTCGGGTGTCATCGCTGATTCGTATCGCGACGAGGCCACTTTTATGAATGCGCTTCTGCTGGTGCGATTCTGGCCGGGCCGGTCGCTGGCGATTCACAATTTGACCGTGCTCGAATCTGCCGGCTCCCGCTGGAGCACCCGGCAACTCCCCGACCGCAACACCCTTGTTAACGCAGTGGCTGAACACTTCGCTGTACCGCGTGAAATCACGGCAGCGGCCCTATCCCGAATAGGCGAATTCCGCAACGCCTGGAGTTAA
- the kdsA gene encoding 3-deoxy-8-phosphooctulonate synthase, translating into MNNTLERIERGEFFLIAGPCAIESEQLCLDVAARVNDLARRHDLPYIFKSSYKKANRSAAGTYAGPGLEAGLIVLKKVKAELGIPVLTDIHETPEIGPVAEVADVLQIPAFLCRQTDLVVQAAATGRWINIKKGQFLAPDDMTRIAAKAGSGKIMLTERGSTFGYHNLVIDFRSLVIMKKTGCRVVFDATHSLQLPGGGDGVSLGQPEFVIPMARAAMAVGIDGLFVETHPEPAKALCDAGVMLPIDRMEQLLDSVLRIRDALK; encoded by the coding sequence CGAGTTTTTTCTGATCGCCGGCCCGTGCGCGATCGAATCGGAACAGCTCTGTCTTGATGTCGCCGCTCGTGTCAATGATCTCGCCCGCCGGCACGATCTGCCCTATATCTTCAAGTCATCGTACAAGAAAGCCAACCGGTCGGCGGCGGGAACCTACGCGGGTCCGGGACTCGAAGCCGGTCTGATCGTGCTGAAGAAAGTCAAGGCTGAACTCGGTATCCCGGTGCTGACCGACATCCACGAAACGCCGGAAATCGGTCCAGTTGCCGAAGTCGCCGACGTCCTCCAGATACCCGCGTTCCTATGCCGTCAGACCGATCTGGTCGTGCAGGCCGCCGCGACTGGGCGCTGGATCAACATCAAGAAGGGCCAGTTCCTCGCACCCGATGACATGACCCGAATCGCCGCCAAGGCCGGCTCCGGGAAGATTATGCTTACCGAGCGCGGTTCAACATTCGGATACCACAATCTCGTGATCGATTTCCGCTCGCTTGTAATCATGAAGAAAACCGGCTGCCGGGTTGTTTTCGACGCCACCCACTCCTTGCAGTTGCCCGGCGGCGGCGACGGTGTCTCGCTGGGGCAGCCGGAGTTTGTCATTCCGATGGCCCGGGCCGCGATGGCGGTGGGAATCGACGGGCTCTTTGTCGAAACGCACCCCGAACCGGCTAAGGCCTTATGTGACGCCGGTGTCATGCTTCCAATTGACCGGATGGAGCAGTTGCTCGATTCAGTACTGCGTATCAGGGACGCCCTCAAATAG